The Bradysia coprophila strain Holo2 chromosome X unlocalized genomic scaffold, BU_Bcop_v1 contig_12, whole genome shotgun sequence genome window below encodes:
- the LOC119067295 gene encoding cytosolic purine 5'-nucleotidase-like isoform X3, with amino-acid sequence MDHTIMHESSTPTSPTLSGEGFVKKYYRKAAHRIFVNRSLHLENIKFYGFDMDYTLAEYKSPQYETLGFDLVKERLVNMGYPKEILQFEYDPSFPVRGLWFDTMYGNLLKVDAYGNILICVHGFEFLKHSQVYEVYPNKFLQLDESRVYVLNTLFNLPETYLLACLVDFFTNSPEYIREKTGVRAGCLFMSFQSIFQDVRSAMDYVHIHGDLKAKTTQNLDEYVKKDPRLPMVLSRIRESGAKVFLLTNSEFNFTNKIMTYLMDFPHGAKPDEPHRHWTTYFDIIVVDARKPLFFGEGTILRQVDSTTGALRVGTHMGPLEQGQVYSGGSCDVFTQLLGAKGKDVLYVGDHIFGDILKSKKIRGWRTFLIVPELVQELHVWTDKCQLFAELQNLDVSLGDMYKNLDSSTHEKPDISKLRASIRDVTHKMDLAYGMMGSLFRSGSRQTFFSSQVVRYADLYAATFLNLIYYPFSYMFRAPAMLLPHESTVAHEQRFIMDAPMISRTRSRMGLGSLSTMDSIQKVDDIKDVQTNSVPHTRPETPRSVTHNHDEDCSDEESDPIKVEEEE; translated from the exons AATTTTCGTGAATCGATCACTTCACCTGGAAAATATCAAGTTTTATGGCTTCGACATGGATTATACACTGGCAG AGTACAAATCGCCGCAATACGAAACACTTGGCTTTGACTTGGTCAAAGAACGTTTGGTCAACATGGGATATCCGAAAGAAATTCTCCAGTTCGAATACGATCCATCGTTCCCCGTGCGTGGATTATGGTTTGATACAATGTACGGCAATTTGTTGAAAGTGGATGCATACGGAAACATTCTAATTTGTGTGCACGGTTTTGAGTTTTTAAAGCA TTCCCAAGTGTATGAAGTGTATCCGAACAAATTTCTACAATTGGATGAGTCTCGAGTGTATGTCTTAAACACACTGTTCAATCTGCCGGAAACTTATCTTCTGGCGTGTCTCGTGGATTTCTTTACAAATTCGCCGGAATACATTCGTGAGAAGACAGGCGTGCGAGCTGGTTGCCTATTCATGTCGTTTCAGTCAATTTTCCAGGATGTCCGTAGTGCCATGGACTATGTTCACATTCACGGTGATCTGAAGGCGAAAACAACTCAA AACTTGGATGAATATGTGAAAAAGGATCCACGCCTACCAATGGTTCTGTCGCGTATCCGAGAGTCTGGCGCCAAAGTTTTTCTTCTCACAAACagcgaatttaattttaccaaCAAAATAATGACATACTTGATGGACTTTCCGCACGGAGCTAAGCCAGACGAACCGCATCGACACTGGACCACTTATTTCGATATTATTGTTGTGGATGCACGGAAACCGTTGTTTTTCGGCGAGGGCACCATTTTGAGACAGGTGGATTCAACAACAGGAGCATTGCGTGTCGGTACACACATGGGTCCGCTGGAACAGGGTCAGGTTTACTCGGGCGGTTCATGTGATGTGTTCACACAATTGTTGGGTGCTAAAGGCAAAGACGTTCTGTATGTTGGCGATCATATTTTCGGTGATATTTTGAAGAGCAAGAAAATACGCGGCTggagaacatttttgatcGTACCCGAATTGGTTCAAGAATTACACGTATGGACGGACAAATGTCAATTGTTTGCGGAGCTGCAAAATTTGGACGTTAGTTTGGGCGATATGTACAA AAATTTAGACTCAAGTACTCATGAAAAACCGGACATATCAAAATTACGAGCTTCTATTAGAGATGTTACACACAAAATGGATCTTGCCTACGGCATGATGGGATCGTTATTCCGTTCTGGTTCTCGTCAAACTTTCTTTTCTAGTCAG gtGGTTAGATACGCTGATTTGTATGCCGCAACGTTTCTCAATCTTATTTATTATCCGTTTTCGTACATGTTCCGAGCGCCAGCCATGCTTTTGCCTCACGAATCAACTGTAGCCCACGAACAGCGATTCATTATGGACGCTCCGATGATATCACGAACAAGATCACGCATGGGATTGGGATCGTTGAGCACCATGGATTCCATACAGAAAGTGGACGATATTAAGGATGTTCAG ACCAATTCAGTGCCTCATACTCGTCCCGAAACACCGCGATCCGTTACACACAATCACGATGAAGATTGTTCGGATGAGGAAAGCGATCCGATCAAAGTGGAAGAAGAGGAGTGA